The following proteins are co-located in the Conyzicola lurida genome:
- a CDS encoding DUF4193 domain-containing protein has product MATDYDAPRKTDDDTESIEALKERVPDKMSGSVDVDDADNPGSFELEGGDLSEHDLDVVVLPAQADEFTCVECFLVKHRSQIDHETKLGPICLECAA; this is encoded by the coding sequence ATGGCAACCGACTACGACGCACCCCGTAAGACCGACGACGACACAGAGTCGATCGAGGCCCTGAAGGAGCGCGTTCCAGACAAGATGTCTGGCTCAGTCGACGTTGATGACGCCGATAACCCTGGCAGTTTCGAACTCGAGGGTGGGGACCTCAGTGAGCACGACCTTGACGTGGTCGTGCTTCCCGCGCAGGCAGACGAATTCACCTGCGTGGAATGCTTCCTCGTGAAGCACCGTTCGCAGATCGACCACGAGACCAAGCTCGGGCCGATCTGCCTGGAGTGCGCCGCCTAA
- the sepH gene encoding septation protein SepH, with translation MQDLRVIGVENGALLVSSVDGTRYRIPIDEVLQSRLRQAVPDPGSGRKLAPREIQAQIRSGMSAQDVAAVTGVPLEYIQKFEGPVLAEREFVVETALGVAVHTANEPDPMSIGRTFGIVIRERLVGLGAVNERWASWKDAETGWIVKLAFTADQIDHDARWSFDPKRLTLAPLNNEAITLSQQGEAASTLVPRLRAVNGDDREADNSRFDSGAFDIDDESLAHDHAPLSQGQQASRFASTAPVEQTQDHNQTADLLEALRRRRGEREAASFGEDEPSAHPSRSPNATGGIRLVDVPLGDFLTDDADDDGRATAPQPVIPTKSTARKGRTAMPSWDDIVFGARPDDDLT, from the coding sequence ATGCAAGACCTGCGAGTAATCGGAGTAGAAAACGGGGCACTCCTCGTCTCTTCCGTCGACGGCACCCGTTACCGGATCCCCATCGACGAGGTGCTGCAGTCACGGCTGCGACAGGCCGTCCCCGACCCCGGATCCGGGCGCAAGCTCGCCCCGAGGGAGATCCAGGCCCAGATCCGGTCCGGTATGTCGGCCCAGGATGTCGCGGCTGTCACCGGCGTGCCTCTGGAATACATCCAGAAGTTCGAGGGCCCGGTTCTCGCCGAACGCGAGTTCGTCGTGGAGACCGCACTGGGTGTGGCCGTGCACACGGCGAACGAGCCCGACCCGATGAGCATCGGGCGCACCTTCGGCATCGTCATCCGCGAGCGTCTGGTCGGCCTCGGCGCGGTCAACGAGCGCTGGGCGAGCTGGAAGGATGCGGAGACCGGCTGGATCGTCAAGCTGGCCTTCACCGCCGACCAGATCGACCACGACGCTCGCTGGAGCTTCGACCCCAAGCGCCTCACCCTCGCGCCGCTCAACAACGAGGCGATCACGCTCTCCCAACAGGGCGAAGCGGCGAGCACGCTCGTGCCGCGCCTTCGCGCCGTGAATGGCGACGACCGCGAGGCGGACAACTCCCGCTTCGACAGCGGCGCGTTCGATATCGACGACGAGTCGCTCGCCCACGACCACGCGCCTCTCTCCCAGGGACAGCAGGCGTCGCGGTTCGCCTCGACCGCACCCGTGGAGCAGACACAGGACCACAACCAGACCGCAGACCTCCTGGAGGCGCTCCGTCGCCGCCGGGGCGAGCGCGAAGCCGCGTCGTTCGGCGAGGACGAGCCGTCGGCCCACCCGAGCCGCTCCCCCAACGCCACCGGCGGCATCCGTCTCGTCGACGTTCCTCTCGGAGATTTTCTGACGGATGACGCGGACGACGACGGTCGCGCCACGGCCCCGCAGCCGGTCATCCCGACCAAGAGCACCGCACGCAAGGGCCGCACGGCCATGCCGAGCTGGGACGACATCGTCTTCGGCGCGCGGCCGGACGACGATCTGACGTAA